From Dryobates pubescens isolate bDryPub1 chromosome 22, bDryPub1.pri, whole genome shotgun sequence, the proteins below share one genomic window:
- the LOC104296264 gene encoding acyl-coenzyme A amino acid N-acyltransferase 1 has product MVEVTVTPERSLSDRRVRVRVRGLRPAQLVTLRAALTDEQGQDFQARAFFRADPGGEVDPGRHPALGGSYAGVCPMGLFWFLQPDRPFRRLLKRDVAGSPFLVRLQVFDGLQLAASPPEPPLASCRAERWFVGPGVRRLPVKEGRVRGALFLPPGAGPFPGVIDLFGGAGGLIEFRAGLLASRGFAVLALAFFGYDDLPSTMAQLDLGYFEEAAEVLLRHPKVRGPGLGVVGVSKGAEVALAMATFLPQVVATVWINGTASLHGTPLVYKDLFIPPIPYCVERVIFTELGAMDNSAVFDDPQDPAYSTSAIPTERIRGKVLFVVGEADRSVNSKLFAQLAMARMPPGSCRLLSYPGAGHLIEPPGSPLCSMSSLRGSPRPLLWGGEAQAHAKAQEHSWQEIISFLQLHLGSVATGKL; this is encoded by the exons ATGGTGGAGGTGACGGTGACGCCGGAGCGGTCGCTGTCGGACCGGCGGGTGCGGGTGCGGGTGCGGGGTCTGCGCCCTGCCCAGCTGGTCACCCTGCGGGCAGCGCTGACCGACGAGCAGGGACAGGACTTCCAGGCTCGAGCCTTCTTCCGCGCCGACCCCGGGGGCGAGGTGGACCCCGGGCGCCACCCCGCTCTGGGGGGCAGCTACGCGGGCGTCTGCCCCATGGGGCTCTTCTGGTTCCTGCAGCCCGACAGACCCTTCCGCCGCCTGCTCAAGAGGGACGTGGCcggcagccccttcctcgtccgGCTGCAGGTCTTCGACGGCCTCCAGCTGGCCGCCAGCCCCCCGGAGCCGCCGCTGGCCTCCTGCCGGGCTGAGCGCTGGTTCGTGGGTCCCGGCGTGCGCCGGCTGCCCGTCAAGGAGGGCAGGGTCCGGGGGGCTCTCTTCTTGCCTCCCG GAGCGGGACCCTTCCCGGGGGTGATCGACCTGTTCGGGGGCGCCGGTGGCCTCATTGAGTTCCGTGCggggctgctggccagcaggggcTTCGCCGTGCTGGCCTTGGCCTTCTTCGGCTACGACGACCTGCCCAGCACCATGGCCCAGCTCGACCTGGGCTACTTtgaagaggcagctgaggtgCTCCTCCGGCACCCCAAG GTGCGAGGCCCTGGCCTGGGAGTCGTCGGCGTCTCCAAAGGAGCCGAAGTGGCCCTGGCCATGGCCACCTTCCTCCCCCAGGTGGTGGCCACGGTGTGGATCAACGGCACGGCCTCCCTCCATGGCACCCCCCTGGTCTACAAGGACCTCTTCATCCCCCCCATCCCCTACTGCGTGGAGCGAGTGATCTTCACGGAGCTGGGGGCCATGGACAACTCGGCCGTCTTTGACGACCCCCAGGACCCTGCCTACAGCACCTCAGCCATCCCCACCGAGAGGATCCGAGGCAAGGTCCTCTTTGTGGTGGGAGAGGCCGACAGGAGCGTCAACAGCAAGCTCTTTGCTCAGCTGGCCATGGCACGGATGCCGCCGGGGAGCTGCCGCCTCCTCTCCTACCCCGGGGCTGGGCACTTGATAGAACCTCCTGGCTCCCCCCTCTGCAGCATGTCCAGCCTTCGGGGCTCCCCCAGGCCCCTGCTGTGGGGAGGTGAAGCCCAAGCCCATGCCAAAGCCCAGGAGCACTCCTGGCAGGAGATCATCAGCTTCTTGCAGCTCCACTTGGGTTCTGTCGCCACCGGGAAGCtgtga
- the ZP1 gene encoding zona pellucida sperm-binding protein 1, with protein sequence MGRGRCSLLLLLLLCQWPGAAFSLLRYRYDCGDYGMQLQAYPSRGRSVRFKVMDEFGTRFDVANCSICLHWLSTGGDGAVIFSSGYDGCHVLVKDDRYLLRVQLEELLLSGAVAASYAVNMTCPKPGHETLGDGSQAAQGSGTHQAHSDVLVPLAQPGLLHHVSQSSLTVSSSSQGHSEQLHSPGLHLPNRPGLLNPGAQSQPGLHTPHRPGLVHPGAQPQPGLHPPNRPGLLHPGAQTQPGLHSPNRPGLVHPGAQPQPGLHNPHRPGLVHPGAQTQPGLHNPHRPGLVHPGAQTQPGLHNPHRPGLVHPGAQTQPGLHNPHRPGLLNPGAQPQPGLHTPNRPGLVQPGAQPQPAHTAAQTQAGFIHTGAQAPNQPGFSRPSLQTHSHAGLLHPGLQNQAGLLHASSSQGDTALQSRPGMVRPGLQAQLHSGLEHPRLQSQAGLLQSMALFYPSAGAGTQLTREQCQVAAGKMPCVAPEGREACVQAGCCYNDMDRVTPCYYGNTATVQCLLDGHFVVVVPRGLGTQPYNLDSVRLASSQPGCEPLRLSEAFVMFRFAVTQCGTTVQALEDRLIYENQLISTVDVQGSPRGSITRDSIYILQARCIYNATDLLPLHMEVAVPPTSTPLAMLGPLGLQLRIATDETYSSYHPSGDYPLVKVLRDPIYVEVRLLQKTDPNLVLVLHQCWAAPSTNTAAEPQWPILVDGCPFTGDNYRTQLIPVGPASPQLPFPSHYQRFAISTFTFVEPPSMAALEGEVYISCSASVCHLAQPEPCRPSCQLGMPSRARRSPADEATAGALGMVTSQGGVILPRLPKLHTG encoded by the exons ATGGGCCGGGGccgctgctccctcctgctgcttctgctcttgtGCCAgtggccaggagctgccttctctctcctccGCTACCGCTACGACTGTGGGGACTATGGGATGCAGCTCCAGGCCTACCCCAGCCGTGGCCGCAGCGTCCGCTTCAAAGTCATGG ACGAGTTTGGCACCCGCTTCGACGTGGCCAACTGCTCCATCTGCCTCCACTGGCTCAGCACCGGCGGGGATGGTGCTGTCATCTTCTCCTCTGGCTATGATGGTTGCCACGTCCTAGTCAAG GACGACCGCTACCTGCTGCgggtgcagctggaggagctgctgctcagcggGGCCGTGGCAGCCTCCTACGCAGTCAACATGACCTGCCCCAAGCCAGGGCACGAGACCCTCGGggatggcagccaggcagctcagggcagtggcACCCACCAAGCCCACAGCGATGTCCTTGTCcccctggcccagcctggcctgctgcACCACGTCTCCCAGTCTTCACTCACCGTCTCTAGCAGCTCCCAAGGCCACTCGGAGCAGCTCCACTCC CCAGGTCTTCACCTCCCAAACCGTCCTGGGCTGCTGAACCCTGGAGCTCAATCCCAGCCAGGTCTTCACACCCCACACAGGCCTGGGCTGGTCCATCCTGGAGCTCAACCCCAGCCAGGTCTTCACCCCCCAAACcgtcctgggctgctgcacccTGGAGCTCAAACCCAGCCAGGTCTTCACTCCCCAAACCGTCCTGGGCTGGTCCATCCTGGAGCTCAACCCCAGCCAGGTCTTCACAACCCACACAGGCCTGGGCTGGTCCATCCTGGTGCTCAAACCCAGCCAGGTCTTCACAACCCACACAGGCCTGGGCTGGTCCATCCTGGAGCTCAAACCCAGCCAGGTCTCCACAACCCACACAGGCCTGGGCTGGTCCATCCTGGAGCTCAAACCCAGCCAGGTCTCCACAACCCACACAGGCCTGGGCTGTTGAACCCTGGAGCTCAACCCCAGCCAGGTCTTCACACCCCAAACCGCCCTGGGCTGGTGCAACCAGGAGCTCAACCCCAGCCAG cacacactgctgctcaAACTCAAGCAGGCTTCATCCACACAGGAGCTcaagccccaaaccaaccaggCTTCTCTCGCCCCAGCCTTCAGACCCACTCCCACGCTGGGCTCCTGCACCCTGGCCTCCAGAACCAAGCTGGGCTGCTccatgccagcagctcccaaggggacacagcactccagtcCCGACCAGGTATGGTACGGCCTGGACTTCAGGCTCAGCTCCACTCGGGGCTGGAACATCCAAGACTCCAATCCCAGGCCGGTCTGCTGCAGTCCATGGCTCTCTTCTACCCCTCAGCAGGGGCAG GCACCCAGCTGACGCGGGAGCAGTGCCAGGTGGCGGCGGGGAAGATGCCCTGCGTGGCCCCGGAGGGCCGGGAGGCCTGcgtgcaggcaggctgctgctacAACGACATGGACCGGGTGACACCCTGCTACTATGGCAACACAG CCACCGTGCAGTGCCTGCTGGATGGGcactttgtggtggtggtgccaCGGGGCCTGGGCACCCAGCCCTACAACCTGGACAGCGTGAggctggccagcagccagcctggctgcgaGCCCCTCAGGCTCAGCGAGGCCTTCGTCATGTTCCGCTTCGCCGTCACCCAGTGCGGCACCACCGTCCAG GCGCTCGAGGACCGGCTGATCTATGAGAACCAGCTGATCTCAACCGTCGATGTTCAAGGGTCTCCCCGTGGCTCCATCACAAGGGACAGCATCTACAT CCTCCAGGCTCGTTGCATCTACAACGCCACTGACCTCCTGCCACTCCACATGGAAGTGGCTGtgccccccacctccacccccctgGCCATGCTGGGGCCACTGGGGCTCCAGTTACGCATTGCCACTG ATGAGACCTACAGCTCCTACCACCCCAGTGGGGACTACCCCTTGGTGAAGGTCCTGCGGGACCCGATCTACGTGGAGGTTCggctgctgcagaagacagACCCCAACCTGGTGCTGGTCCTgcaccagtgctgggcagcccccagcaccaacacagcagcagagccccagtgGCCCATCCTGGTGGATGG GTGTCCCTTCACAGGGGACAACTACAGGACCCAGCTCATACCTGTGggcccagcctccccccagctgcccttccccagccactACCAACGCTTCGCCATCTCCACCTTCACCTTCGTGGAGCCCCCATCCATGGCAGCGCTGGAGGGAGAG GTGTACATCTCCTGCAGCGCTTCCGTCTGTCACCTCGCCCAGCCCGAGCCCTGCCGGCCCTCCTGCCAGCTTGGGATGCCCTCAC GAGCACGGCGGTCTCCGGCGGacgaggccacagctggagccctggggatggtcacctcccaGGGGGGAGTcatcctccccaggctgcccaagctgcACACAGGATga